One window of the Salvelinus fontinalis isolate EN_2023a chromosome 2, ASM2944872v1, whole genome shotgun sequence genome contains the following:
- the LOC129825017 gene encoding uncharacterized protein LOC129825017 isoform X3, protein MSGQKSANPCNKFQANIFYKSKCQNCFKSRELHLPTDHGKDQAKPVYGGWLCLAAEGTDFDNPIQRSRKWQRRFFILYEHGSMSFALDELTSTLPQGTVNMNLCTAVIDAEPKTGQRNALCIITPEQEFFIRGENKEIINGWSEQLVVYPRTYKQNQKKKRKVEPTTSQEPSPAKMAATEPSFSVMTSGDPRSSPWQGEQPSGDPDVAPVWTVTDSDPLGLDETPAGHDPHYLPSSSSDPLTFDGSLRLSNGSCISSSVSSLDSVASEGTNTSSDSQPTESTPYRDHPPANKNNRAERSCYNEPGKAGRSAVGEDLGQAGSRKGRSEARSNQREKLQSCGDLSPGQLTVPPPQRRAKSLDRRTSESVMTPDLLNFKKGWIMKLDKEDQWRKYWFVLSADSLRYYKDSFAEENSDLEGEIDLTKCHNVSEYQVQRNYGFQIHTQKCVFTLSAMTAGIRRNWIQALMKNVHPSNAPDVASSLPVHRIPCSPSESLPLPKPDVTQDSSLFSEVPTERVQGPKQSRIRERRREGRSKTFDWAEFSPMALLASEQEVQQETKEPLRMEVGDLERKRRREERRRRYDSMLGSLVGWEMDCDRGGISPRSPRTHQRVQREIEQCWQQVERTAFRQEKNVPLYTESQGKDKEDMGILLETYHRRVEELKGQLAESDHRRLELEAQLSTALGRQHHASLPLEAPICPEADLPSLKSLTDMYRETRELLQQQELKRQNIQEQLQEQLGLSLSSAPLEKHSSPGTHPSPPPSIWLHDTEGNLQEQLGLSLSSAPLEKHSSPGTHPSPPPSIWLHDTEGKLQELEDLFPDCPISVNTPVMSPTSETELSSYSVPQNGSENRGPNLGSETSSQTQFENGSHQQTSILESHTKSCAWSPDSLSMGETQERANSVRIDNILCCETPRPTEEEYVDPDQAIVMRRLSQEVELLSSQNEALNQRNQEMLNQLTEADREIERLKAELITQYSGPQFLPEAEQHSQTKVEGLEKELRRRDEQLQEAQSLLASMDQRLTETEVQLQLREDTFKDMGFPAEEDDDEEEEAGEENVNTHHLGEKEREHLQQCLQAMEAKQLDLERQLQHTEQTCRELQAHNTQLREAERLYSQRAMEAEADIVRFNEEVEKERTVEKESGLRCSSEGKWQEEVILDSGEERVQQVVEGIRLMSRTLGRVVQVIDRSDMDVVKMPLDRKCVEVNKTVVRQLQLEEEFWERLLNSLKVNPSQSNEDKLTDVILSQILEHMVVEKQTLLLAHSLFSHDKKDLNINTGGLDRMNGCRSLRDLDIIGNIAGETVSEMKEEDDDERIWNVYNQHNDTDDFISRHFTEITQERIFLLNQIASSVRASANDELQSLAQRLCHFHNVNEPRLASIHCTAMEAFSSYRLSRLNTLHKSQFQETQQELLIASSPLMCSRCAGLLSENHQLRARRSDLERQGSSSVGLGLTTLRQGEHIDSQQTATQLLDTASDQKTETPAMNAAGKMEVESPTQGVTAVEEVCWVRRCAEVVEGDFLTNSIDSPMIKVEGRVDEVEKGIKEVDSDKNVEEKSTTEPHEEANTLGEEELEIVLSSLRGRVKDLEEQLSVMANMKAEHDGRMASLQLKHKEDIEKLKATYEHGFVTMEESQQRIVGELQHRHQQDLQRLQLDTDRLLEEETAATITAIEAMKNAHRAELKREIQRACHENNNAGDVNLGEICRQHSEGLASCHRELEVLSQQYSLKCLESSHLGQALEAERQALCQCQQENQDLRTRNQELSGHLAAEITRLCSLAKQDAFPLSQERDVYELEISLRVKESEVQGLKQKITSLKDELQTAHRDKRYATETYKDIYTELSIMRAKAERDLGHLRENLRLAHKALGELSPAVNTDKNECQGR, encoded by the exons CTGGAGTGAACAACTAGTCGTTTACCCACGGACATATAAGCAGAATCAGAAGAAGAAACGTAAAGTAGAACCCACTACTTCCCAG GAGCCCAGCCCAGCAAAGATGGCTGCCACTGAGCCCAGTTTCTCAGTCATGACAAGTGGTGACCCTCGCTCCAGCCCGTGGCAGGGAGAGCAGCCCAGTGGGGATCCGGATGTGGCCCCTGTCTGGACTGTGACAGATTCTGATCCCCTGGGCCTGGACGAGACCCCTGCAG GTCATGATCCCCACTACCTCCCTTCATCCTCCAGTGACCCCCTGACCTTTGACGGTAGTCTGCGGCTCTCCAACGGCTCCTGTATCAGTAGCTCTGTGAGTTCCCTGGACTCTGTGGCTAGCGAGGGGACTAACACCAGCAGCGACAGCCAGCCCACAGAGTCTACGCCATACAGAGACCACCCACCTGCCAACAAGAACAACAGGgcagagagaag CTGCTACAATGAGCCAGGGAAGGCTGGGAGGAGTGCTGTGGGAGAGGACCTGGGTCAGGCTGGATCCAGGAAGGGGAGGAGTGAAGCTCGcagcaaccagagagag AAACTGCAGTCGTGTGGAGATCTAAGCCCAGGTCAACTCACCGTCCCTCCTCCTCAGAGAAGAGCTAAGTCACTGGACCGCAGGACCTCGGAGTCGGTCATGACT CCTGATTTGCTGAACTTCAAGAAAGGGTGGATAATGAAACTGGATAAGGAGGATCAG TGGAGGAAATACTGGTTTGTGCTATCAGCTGACAGTCTGAGGTACTACAAGGATTCCTTCGCAGAGGAG AACTCAGATCTGGAGGGGGAGATTGACTTGACCAAGTGTCATAATGTCTCAGAGTACCAGGTCCAGAGGAACTACGGCTTTCAGATCCAT ACCCAGAAGTGTGTCTTTACTCTGTCAGCCATGACTGCAGGGATACGGAGAAACTGGATCCAGGCCCTCATGAAGAATGTCCATCCATCTAACGCTCCTGATGTAGCCAG CAGCTTGCCAGTCCATCGCATCCCTTGCAGCCCATCAGAGTCACTGCCCCTCCCTAAGCCAGATGTGACCCAggactcctccctcttctctgagGTCCCTACAGAGAGAGTCCAGGGGCCCAAACAGAGCCGCATCCGTGAGAGGAGACGCGAAGGGCGCTCCAAGacctttgactgggctgagttcAGCCCTATGGCCCTGCTAGCCTCTGAGCAGGAGGTGCAACAGGAGACAAAGGAGCCTCTTCGGATGGAGGTAGGGGacctggagaggaagaggaggcgagaagagaggaggaggaggtatgacaGCATGCTAGGCTCCCTTGTGGGCTGGGAGATGGACTGTGACAGAGGAGGTATCAGTCCCAGGTCACCCAGGACTCACCAGAGGGTGCAGAGGGAGATTGAACAGTGCTGGCAGCAGGTGGAAAGGACTGCCTTTAGACAGGAGAAGAATGTTCCATTGTACACTGAGTCCCAGGGCAAGGATAAAGAGGATATGGGGATTCTACTGGAGACCTACCACAGGAGG GTAGAGGAGTTGAAGGGCCAGTTGGCAGAGTCAGACCATCGCAGGCTTGAGCTGGAGGCTCAGTTGAGCACTGCATTAGGACGCCAGCATCATGCCTCCCTGCCG CTTGAGGCCCCAATCTGTCCAGAAGCTGATCTTCCCTCTTTGAAAAGCCTGACTGACATGTACAGGGAGACCAGAGAGCTCCTCCAGCAACAGGAGCTGAAGAGACAAAACATACAGGAGCAGCTCCAGGAGCAGCTTGGCCTGTCCCTGTCATCGGCCCCTCTGGAGAAACACAGCTCCCCTGGAACTCACCCATCACCACCACCCAGCATCTGGCTGCATGACACCGAGGGAAACCTCCAGGAGCAGCTTGGCCTTTCCCTGTCATCGGCCCCTCTGGAGAAGCACAGCTCCCCTGGAACTCACCCATCACCACCACCCAGCATCTGGCTTCATGACACCGAGGGAAAACTCCAGGAGCTGGAGGATCTGTTCCCTGACTGCCCTATATCAGTAAACACACCTGTCATGTCACCAACCTCAGAAACAGAACTCTCATCTTACTCTGTGCCTCAGAATGGAAGTGAGAACAGAGGGCCAAACTTGGGCAGTGAAACTAGCTCTCAGACACAGTTTGAAAATGGAAGCCATCAACAGACATCGATTCTAGAATCGCACACAAAAAGTTGTGCATGGAGCCCAGATTCACTGAGCATGGGAGAAACTCAGGAAAGAGCCAACAGCGTGAGAATAGACAACATACTATGTTGTGAGACACCCAGGCCCACGGAGGAGGAGTACGTAGACCCAGACCAGGCCATCGTGATGAGGAGACTATCCCAGGAGGTAGAGCTGCTCAGCAGCCAGAACGAGGCCCTCAACCAGCGCAACCAGGAGATGCTCAACCAgctgacagaggcagacagagagatagagagactgaaaGCAGAGCTTATCACTCAGTACAGTGGGCCTCAGTTCCTCCCTGAGGCAGAGCAGCACAGCCAGACCAAAGTGGAAGGCCTGGAGAAGGAGCTGCGCAGGAGAGATGAGCAGCTCCAGGAGGCTCAGTCCCTACTAGCCTCAATGGACCAGCGTCTAACGGAGACAGAGGTACAGCTGCAGCTCAGGGAGGACACTTTCAAAGACATGGGCTTCCCAGCAGAagaggatgatgatgaagaggaggaagctgGGGAAGAGAATGTCAACACACACCACCTTGGAGAGAAGGAGCGGGAACACCTTCAACAGTGTCTGCAGGCCATGGAGGCCAAGCAATTAGATCTAGAGAGACAGCTCCAGCACACAGAACAGACCTGCAGGGAGCTGCAGGCCCACAACACACAACTCAGAGAGGCTGAGCGGTTGTACAGCCAGAGAGCCATGGAGGCAGAGGCTGACATCGTAAGGTTTAATGAGGAAGTAGAGAAGGAAAGGACGGTGGAGAAAGAAAGTGGATTAAGGTGTAGCAGTGAAGGCAAATGGCAGGAGGAGGTAATATTGGATTCGGGTGAAGAAAGGGTTCAGCAAGTGGTGGAAGGGATAAGGTTGATGTCCAGAACCTTAGGGAGAGTAGTGCAGGTGATTGACAGGTCAGATATGGATGTGGTAAAGATGCCATTAGATAGAAAGTGTGTGGAGGTGAACAAGACAGTGGTCAGGCAGCTTCAGTTAGAGGAGGAGTTTTGGGAAAGGCTGTTGAACAGTTTGAAGGTCAACCCATCCCAGTCCAATGAGGATAAACTCACAGATGTGATTCTAAGTCAGATTTTAGAACACATGGTAGTGGAAAAGCAAACGCTCCTCCTAGCTCATAGTCTTTTTTCTCATGATAAGAAAGATTTAAACATAAACACTGGAGGCCTGGACAGGATGAATGGGTGCAGGTCTTTGAGAGACCTGGACATCATTGGAAACATAGCAGGTGAAACAGTTTCAGAAATGAAAGAGGAAGATGATGATGAGAGGATATGGAATGTGTACAACCAGCATAATGACACCGATGACTTCATAAGCCGACATTTCACAGAGATCACACAGGAGAGAATTTTCCTGCTCAACCAAATCGCCTCCTCAGTCAGAGCCTCGGCCAATGACGAGCTCCAGTCCCTGGCACAAAGACTTTGTCATTTCCACAATGTAAATGAGCCCCGGTTAGCTTCCATACACTGCACCGCCATGGAAGCCTTCTCATCCTATCGTCTCAGTAGGCTTAACACTCTACACAAGAGCCAATTTCAAGAGACTCAACAGGAACTGCTCATTGCTTCTTCTCCTTTGATGTGCAGCAGATGTGCTGGGCTGCTGAGTGAAAACCATCAGCTTAGGGCCAGACGGTCAGACCTGGAGAGACAGGGGAGTTCCTCAGTGGGATTAGGGTTGACCACCCTGAGGCAGGGAGAACACATAGACTCACAGCAAACAGCCACACAGCTACTAGACACTGCAAGTGATCAGAAGACAGAGACGCCTGCAATGAATGCTGCAGGTAAAATGGAGGTGGAAAGCCCAACCCAGGGAGTGACTGCAGTAGAGGAAGTGTGCTGGGTTAGAAGGTGTGCAGAAGTGGTGGAGGGTGACTTCCTGACCAACAGCATTGATAGTCCAATGATAAAGGTAGAGGGTAGGGTAGATGAGGTAGAGAAAGGAATCAAGGAAGTTGATTCTGATAAGAATGTAGAGGAGAAAAGCACTACTGAACCCCATGAAGAAGCAAACACGCTGGGGGAGGAGGAGCTGGAGATTGTGTTATCATCACTGAGAGGTCGTGTGAAGGATTTGGAGGAGCAGCTGTCTGTCATGGCCAACATGAAAGCAGAGCATGATGGGAGAATGGCATCTCTCCAGCTGAAACATAAGGAGGACATAGAAAAGCTAAAG GCCACATATGAGCATGGCTTTGTCACCATGGAGGAGTCCCAGCAGAGGATCGTGGGGGAACTGCAGCACAGACACCAGCAGGACCTGCAGCGCCTGCAgttagacacagacagactgctggaggaggagACGGCTGCTACTATCACAG CAATTGAAGCAATGAAGAACGCTCACCGTGCCGAActcaagagagagatacagagggcaTGCCATGAAAACAACAATGCAGGAGACGTGAATCTTGGAGAAATATGCAGGCAACACAG tgaggggCTGGCCTCCTGTCACAGGGAGCTGGAGGTGTTGTCCCAGCAGTACTCTCTAAAGTGTCTGGAGAGCTCCCACCTGGGCCAGGCcctggaggcagagagacaggctctGTGTCAGTGTCAGCAGGAGAACCAGGACCTCAGAACTCGCAACCAG GAGCTGAGTGGCCATCTAGCTGCAGAGATCACCAGACTTTGCTCTCTGGCCAAGCAGGACGCCTTCCCTCTTAGTCAGGAGAGAGATGTGTATGAGCTGGAG ATCTCCCTGCGTGTGAAGGAGTCAGAGGTGCAGGGCCTCAAGCAAAAGATCACCTCGCTCAAGGATGAACTCCAGACAGCCCACAGG GATAAGAGGTATGCAACAGAGACGTACAAGGACATCTACACAGAGCTAAGCATCATGAGGGCCAaggcagagagagacctgggacaTCTCAGGGAGAACCTGCGGTTGGCCCACAAAGCACTAGGAGAGCTCTCACCTGCAGTGAACACAGATAAAAATG AGTGTCAAGGAAGATAA
- the LOC129825017 gene encoding uncharacterized protein LOC129825017 isoform X1, whose product MSGQKSANPCNKFQANIFYKSKCQNCFKSRELHLPTDHGKDQAKPVYGGWLCLAAEGTDFDNPIQRSRKWQRRFFILYEHGSMSFALDELTSTLPQGTVNMNLCTAVIDAEPKTGQRNALCIITPEQEFFIRGENKEIINGWSEQLVVYPRTYKQNQKKKRKVEPTTSQEPSPAKMAATEPSFSVMTSGDPRSSPWQGEQPSGDPDVAPVWTVTDSDPLGLDETPAGHDPHYLPSSSSDPLTFDGSLRLSNGSCISSSVSSLDSVASEGTNTSSDSQPTESTPYRDHPPANKNNRAERSCYNEPGKAGRSAVGEDLGQAGSRKGRSEARSNQREKLQSCGDLSPGQLTVPPPQRRAKSLDRRTSESVMTPDLLNFKKGWIMKLDKEDQWRKYWFVLSADSLRYYKDSFAEENSDLEGEIDLTKCHNVSEYQVQRNYGFQIHTQKCVFTLSAMTAGIRRNWIQALMKNVHPSNAPDVASSLPVHRIPCSPSESLPLPKPDVTQDSSLFSEVPTERVQGPKQSRIRERRREGRSKTFDWAEFSPMALLASEQEVQQETKEPLRMEVGDLERKRRREERRRRYDSMLGSLVGWEMDCDRGGISPRSPRTHQRVQREIEQCWQQVERTAFRQEKNVPLYTESQGKDKEDMGILLETYHRRVEELKGQLAESDHRRLELEAQLSTALGRQHHASLPLEAPICPEADLPSLKSLTDMYRETRELLQQQELKRQNIQEQLQEQLGLSLSSAPLEKHSSPGTHPSPPPSIWLHDTEGNLQEQLGLSLSSAPLEKHSSPGTHPSPPPSIWLHDTEGKLQELEDLFPDCPISVNTPVMSPTSETELSSYSVPQNGSENRGPNLGSETSSQTQFENGSHQQTSILESHTKSCAWSPDSLSMGETQERANSVRIDNILCCETPRPTEEEYVDPDQAIVMRRLSQEVELLSSQNEALNQRNQEMLNQLTEADREIERLKAELITQYSGPQFLPEAEQHSQTKVEGLEKELRRRDEQLQEAQSLLASMDQRLTETEVQLQLREDTFKDMGFPAEEDDDEEEEAGEENVNTHHLGEKEREHLQQCLQAMEAKQLDLERQLQHTEQTCRELQAHNTQLREAERLYSQRAMEAEADIVRFNEEVEKERTVEKESGLRCSSEGKWQEEVILDSGEERVQQVVEGIRLMSRTLGRVVQVIDRSDMDVVKMPLDRKCVEVNKTVVRQLQLEEEFWERLLNSLKVNPSQSNEDKLTDVILSQILEHMVVEKQTLLLAHSLFSHDKKDLNINTGGLDRMNGCRSLRDLDIIGNIAGETVSEMKEEDDDERIWNVYNQHNDTDDFISRHFTEITQERIFLLNQIASSVRASANDELQSLAQRLCHFHNVNEPRLASIHCTAMEAFSSYRLSRLNTLHKSQFQETQQELLIASSPLMCSRCAGLLSENHQLRARRSDLERQGSSSVGLGLTTLRQGEHIDSQQTATQLLDTASDQKTETPAMNAAGKMEVESPTQGVTAVEEVCWVRRCAEVVEGDFLTNSIDSPMIKVEGRVDEVEKGIKEVDSDKNVEEKSTTEPHEEANTLGEEELEIVLSSLRGRVKDLEEQLSVMANMKAEHDGRMASLQLKHKEDIEKLKATYEHGFVTMEESQQRIVGELQHRHQQDLQRLQLDTDRLLEEETAATITAIEAMKNAHRAELKREIQRACHENNNAGDVNLGEICRQHSEGLASCHRELEVLSQQYSLKCLESSHLGQALEAERQALCQCQQENQDLRTRNQELSGHLAAEITRLCSLAKQDAFPLSQERDVYELEISLRVKESEVQGLKQKITSLKDELQTAHRDKRYATETYKDIYTELSIMRAKAERDLGHLRENLRLAHKALGELSPAVNTDKNGKHDIMLVARASGIQR is encoded by the exons CTGGAGTGAACAACTAGTCGTTTACCCACGGACATATAAGCAGAATCAGAAGAAGAAACGTAAAGTAGAACCCACTACTTCCCAG GAGCCCAGCCCAGCAAAGATGGCTGCCACTGAGCCCAGTTTCTCAGTCATGACAAGTGGTGACCCTCGCTCCAGCCCGTGGCAGGGAGAGCAGCCCAGTGGGGATCCGGATGTGGCCCCTGTCTGGACTGTGACAGATTCTGATCCCCTGGGCCTGGACGAGACCCCTGCAG GTCATGATCCCCACTACCTCCCTTCATCCTCCAGTGACCCCCTGACCTTTGACGGTAGTCTGCGGCTCTCCAACGGCTCCTGTATCAGTAGCTCTGTGAGTTCCCTGGACTCTGTGGCTAGCGAGGGGACTAACACCAGCAGCGACAGCCAGCCCACAGAGTCTACGCCATACAGAGACCACCCACCTGCCAACAAGAACAACAGGgcagagagaag CTGCTACAATGAGCCAGGGAAGGCTGGGAGGAGTGCTGTGGGAGAGGACCTGGGTCAGGCTGGATCCAGGAAGGGGAGGAGTGAAGCTCGcagcaaccagagagag AAACTGCAGTCGTGTGGAGATCTAAGCCCAGGTCAACTCACCGTCCCTCCTCCTCAGAGAAGAGCTAAGTCACTGGACCGCAGGACCTCGGAGTCGGTCATGACT CCTGATTTGCTGAACTTCAAGAAAGGGTGGATAATGAAACTGGATAAGGAGGATCAG TGGAGGAAATACTGGTTTGTGCTATCAGCTGACAGTCTGAGGTACTACAAGGATTCCTTCGCAGAGGAG AACTCAGATCTGGAGGGGGAGATTGACTTGACCAAGTGTCATAATGTCTCAGAGTACCAGGTCCAGAGGAACTACGGCTTTCAGATCCAT ACCCAGAAGTGTGTCTTTACTCTGTCAGCCATGACTGCAGGGATACGGAGAAACTGGATCCAGGCCCTCATGAAGAATGTCCATCCATCTAACGCTCCTGATGTAGCCAG CAGCTTGCCAGTCCATCGCATCCCTTGCAGCCCATCAGAGTCACTGCCCCTCCCTAAGCCAGATGTGACCCAggactcctccctcttctctgagGTCCCTACAGAGAGAGTCCAGGGGCCCAAACAGAGCCGCATCCGTGAGAGGAGACGCGAAGGGCGCTCCAAGacctttgactgggctgagttcAGCCCTATGGCCCTGCTAGCCTCTGAGCAGGAGGTGCAACAGGAGACAAAGGAGCCTCTTCGGATGGAGGTAGGGGacctggagaggaagaggaggcgagaagagaggaggaggaggtatgacaGCATGCTAGGCTCCCTTGTGGGCTGGGAGATGGACTGTGACAGAGGAGGTATCAGTCCCAGGTCACCCAGGACTCACCAGAGGGTGCAGAGGGAGATTGAACAGTGCTGGCAGCAGGTGGAAAGGACTGCCTTTAGACAGGAGAAGAATGTTCCATTGTACACTGAGTCCCAGGGCAAGGATAAAGAGGATATGGGGATTCTACTGGAGACCTACCACAGGAGG GTAGAGGAGTTGAAGGGCCAGTTGGCAGAGTCAGACCATCGCAGGCTTGAGCTGGAGGCTCAGTTGAGCACTGCATTAGGACGCCAGCATCATGCCTCCCTGCCG CTTGAGGCCCCAATCTGTCCAGAAGCTGATCTTCCCTCTTTGAAAAGCCTGACTGACATGTACAGGGAGACCAGAGAGCTCCTCCAGCAACAGGAGCTGAAGAGACAAAACATACAGGAGCAGCTCCAGGAGCAGCTTGGCCTGTCCCTGTCATCGGCCCCTCTGGAGAAACACAGCTCCCCTGGAACTCACCCATCACCACCACCCAGCATCTGGCTGCATGACACCGAGGGAAACCTCCAGGAGCAGCTTGGCCTTTCCCTGTCATCGGCCCCTCTGGAGAAGCACAGCTCCCCTGGAACTCACCCATCACCACCACCCAGCATCTGGCTTCATGACACCGAGGGAAAACTCCAGGAGCTGGAGGATCTGTTCCCTGACTGCCCTATATCAGTAAACACACCTGTCATGTCACCAACCTCAGAAACAGAACTCTCATCTTACTCTGTGCCTCAGAATGGAAGTGAGAACAGAGGGCCAAACTTGGGCAGTGAAACTAGCTCTCAGACACAGTTTGAAAATGGAAGCCATCAACAGACATCGATTCTAGAATCGCACACAAAAAGTTGTGCATGGAGCCCAGATTCACTGAGCATGGGAGAAACTCAGGAAAGAGCCAACAGCGTGAGAATAGACAACATACTATGTTGTGAGACACCCAGGCCCACGGAGGAGGAGTACGTAGACCCAGACCAGGCCATCGTGATGAGGAGACTATCCCAGGAGGTAGAGCTGCTCAGCAGCCAGAACGAGGCCCTCAACCAGCGCAACCAGGAGATGCTCAACCAgctgacagaggcagacagagagatagagagactgaaaGCAGAGCTTATCACTCAGTACAGTGGGCCTCAGTTCCTCCCTGAGGCAGAGCAGCACAGCCAGACCAAAGTGGAAGGCCTGGAGAAGGAGCTGCGCAGGAGAGATGAGCAGCTCCAGGAGGCTCAGTCCCTACTAGCCTCAATGGACCAGCGTCTAACGGAGACAGAGGTACAGCTGCAGCTCAGGGAGGACACTTTCAAAGACATGGGCTTCCCAGCAGAagaggatgatgatgaagaggaggaagctgGGGAAGAGAATGTCAACACACACCACCTTGGAGAGAAGGAGCGGGAACACCTTCAACAGTGTCTGCAGGCCATGGAGGCCAAGCAATTAGATCTAGAGAGACAGCTCCAGCACACAGAACAGACCTGCAGGGAGCTGCAGGCCCACAACACACAACTCAGAGAGGCTGAGCGGTTGTACAGCCAGAGAGCCATGGAGGCAGAGGCTGACATCGTAAGGTTTAATGAGGAAGTAGAGAAGGAAAGGACGGTGGAGAAAGAAAGTGGATTAAGGTGTAGCAGTGAAGGCAAATGGCAGGAGGAGGTAATATTGGATTCGGGTGAAGAAAGGGTTCAGCAAGTGGTGGAAGGGATAAGGTTGATGTCCAGAACCTTAGGGAGAGTAGTGCAGGTGATTGACAGGTCAGATATGGATGTGGTAAAGATGCCATTAGATAGAAAGTGTGTGGAGGTGAACAAGACAGTGGTCAGGCAGCTTCAGTTAGAGGAGGAGTTTTGGGAAAGGCTGTTGAACAGTTTGAAGGTCAACCCATCCCAGTCCAATGAGGATAAACTCACAGATGTGATTCTAAGTCAGATTTTAGAACACATGGTAGTGGAAAAGCAAACGCTCCTCCTAGCTCATAGTCTTTTTTCTCATGATAAGAAAGATTTAAACATAAACACTGGAGGCCTGGACAGGATGAATGGGTGCAGGTCTTTGAGAGACCTGGACATCATTGGAAACATAGCAGGTGAAACAGTTTCAGAAATGAAAGAGGAAGATGATGATGAGAGGATATGGAATGTGTACAACCAGCATAATGACACCGATGACTTCATAAGCCGACATTTCACAGAGATCACACAGGAGAGAATTTTCCTGCTCAACCAAATCGCCTCCTCAGTCAGAGCCTCGGCCAATGACGAGCTCCAGTCCCTGGCACAAAGACTTTGTCATTTCCACAATGTAAATGAGCCCCGGTTAGCTTCCATACACTGCACCGCCATGGAAGCCTTCTCATCCTATCGTCTCAGTAGGCTTAACACTCTACACAAGAGCCAATTTCAAGAGACTCAACAGGAACTGCTCATTGCTTCTTCTCCTTTGATGTGCAGCAGATGTGCTGGGCTGCTGAGTGAAAACCATCAGCTTAGGGCCAGACGGTCAGACCTGGAGAGACAGGGGAGTTCCTCAGTGGGATTAGGGTTGACCACCCTGAGGCAGGGAGAACACATAGACTCACAGCAAACAGCCACACAGCTACTAGACACTGCAAGTGATCAGAAGACAGAGACGCCTGCAATGAATGCTGCAGGTAAAATGGAGGTGGAAAGCCCAACCCAGGGAGTGACTGCAGTAGAGGAAGTGTGCTGGGTTAGAAGGTGTGCAGAAGTGGTGGAGGGTGACTTCCTGACCAACAGCATTGATAGTCCAATGATAAAGGTAGAGGGTAGGGTAGATGAGGTAGAGAAAGGAATCAAGGAAGTTGATTCTGATAAGAATGTAGAGGAGAAAAGCACTACTGAACCCCATGAAGAAGCAAACACGCTGGGGGAGGAGGAGCTGGAGATTGTGTTATCATCACTGAGAGGTCGTGTGAAGGATTTGGAGGAGCAGCTGTCTGTCATGGCCAACATGAAAGCAGAGCATGATGGGAGAATGGCATCTCTCCAGCTGAAACATAAGGAGGACATAGAAAAGCTAAAG GCCACATATGAGCATGGCTTTGTCACCATGGAGGAGTCCCAGCAGAGGATCGTGGGGGAACTGCAGCACAGACACCAGCAGGACCTGCAGCGCCTGCAgttagacacagacagactgctggaggaggagACGGCTGCTACTATCACAG CAATTGAAGCAATGAAGAACGCTCACCGTGCCGAActcaagagagagatacagagggcaTGCCATGAAAACAACAATGCAGGAGACGTGAATCTTGGAGAAATATGCAGGCAACACAG tgaggggCTGGCCTCCTGTCACAGGGAGCTGGAGGTGTTGTCCCAGCAGTACTCTCTAAAGTGTCTGGAGAGCTCCCACCTGGGCCAGGCcctggaggcagagagacaggctctGTGTCAGTGTCAGCAGGAGAACCAGGACCTCAGAACTCGCAACCAG GAGCTGAGTGGCCATCTAGCTGCAGAGATCACCAGACTTTGCTCTCTGGCCAAGCAGGACGCCTTCCCTCTTAGTCAGGAGAGAGATGTGTATGAGCTGGAG ATCTCCCTGCGTGTGAAGGAGTCAGAGGTGCAGGGCCTCAAGCAAAAGATCACCTCGCTCAAGGATGAACTCCAGACAGCCCACAGG GATAAGAGGTATGCAACAGAGACGTACAAGGACATCTACACAGAGCTAAGCATCATGAGGGCCAaggcagagagagacctgggacaTCTCAGGGAGAACCTGCGGTTGGCCCACAAAGCACTAGGAGAGCTCTCACCTGCAGTGAACACAGATAAAAATGGTAAACATGACATTATGCTGGTGGCCCGAGCTTCAGGGATTCAGAGATGA